In the genome of Coregonus clupeaformis isolate EN_2021a chromosome 1, ASM2061545v1, whole genome shotgun sequence, one region contains:
- the nubp2 gene encoding cytosolic Fe-S cluster assembly factor nubp2, which translates to MEQNNGETEGGNLAQVQHVVLILSGKGGVGKSTLTTELALALRHAGKKVGILDVDLCGPSIPRMLSVGKPEVHQCDSGWVPVYTDAQKSLALMSIAFLLEDPDEAVIWRGPKKTALIGQFVSDVAWGELDVLLVDTPPGTSDEHLAVLENLKKQHKVDGAILITTPQAVSTGDVRREITFCKKTGLRILGIVENMSGFVCPHCSECSNIFSKGGGEELAKLTGSVYLGSVPLDPLLTTCIEEGKDFIQTFPESATFSAINSIAKTLLTSIQNP; encoded by the exons ATGGAACAAAACAATG GTGAAACCGAAGGTGGGAACTTGGCCCAGGTCCAACATGTGGTGTTGATCCTGTCGGGAAAAGGAGGGGTGGGCAAGAGCACCCTCACCACAGAGCTAGCCCTGGCCCTAAGACACGCAGGCAAGAAG GTTGGGATCCTGGACGTGGACCTGTGTGGTCCCAGTATCCCCCGCATGCTGAGTGTGGGCAAGCCAGAGGTGCACCAGTGTGACTCAGGCTGGGTGCCCGTCTACACAGATGCCCAGAAGAGCCTGGCGCTCATGTCCATAGCTTTCCTGCTGGAGGACCCAGACGAAGCAGTTATCTGGAGGGGCCCAAAGAAAACAG CTCTGATTGGACAGTTTGTGTCTGACGTGGCGTGGGGGGAGCTGGACGTGCTCCTGGTGGACACGCCCCCGGGGACGTCAGACGAGCACCTGGCCGTCCTGGAAAACCTGAAGAAGCAGCACAAAGTGGACGGAGCCATTCTGATCACTACACCACAG GCAGTATCGACGGGGGACGTCAGGAGAGAGATCACATTCTGTAAGAAGACAGGCCTGCGCATCCTGGGGATTGTGGAGAACATGAGTGGATTTGTGTGTCCACACTGCTCT GAATGCAGTAATATCTTCtccaagggaggaggagaggagctggccaaGTTGACAGGATCAGTATATTTGG GCTCTGTGCCCCTGGACCCTCTGCTCACAACCTGTATAGAGGAGGGCAAAGACTTCATCCAGACATTCCCAGAAAGCGCCACCTTCAGTGCCATCAACAGCATTGCAAAGACTCTCCTAACAAGCATACAAAATCCCTGA